The following are encoded in a window of Kitasatospora sp. NBC_01250 genomic DNA:
- a CDS encoding sulfate adenylyltransferase subunit 1, with the protein MVSITTGDQPPDAQVLGATSLLRFATAGSVDDGKSTLVGRLLHDSKSVLTDQLEAVEHASRKRGQQAPDLALLTDGLRAEREQGITIDVAYRYFATARRRFILADTPGHVQYTRNMVTGASTAELAVVLVDARNGVVEQTRRHAAVAALLRVPHVVLAVNKMDLAHYAEPVFAAIAAEFTAYAASLGIGDIIAIPISALAGDNVVEPSAHMDWYGGPTLLEHLETVQTGTDPSTDPARFPVQYVIRPQSEEHHDYRGYAGQLASGVLRTGDTVTVLPSGHTTTIAGIDALGTETDIAWAPQSITVRLTDDLDISRGDLIAAGPTPRPTKDVEATVCHLHERPLRTGDKVLLKHTTRTVRALVKEISYRIDIDTLEQRGDTQELKVNDIGHVLLRTAEPLALDAYADNRLTGSFLLIDPADGGTLTAAMTGESFTRATADPVPAPAEHPSDGPPPARHPQRPASRVNHGTIS; encoded by the coding sequence ATGGTCAGCATCACCACCGGCGACCAGCCCCCCGACGCCCAAGTCCTCGGCGCCACCTCGCTGCTGCGCTTCGCCACCGCCGGCTCCGTCGACGACGGCAAGTCCACCCTGGTCGGCCGCCTGCTCCACGACTCCAAGTCGGTGCTCACCGACCAGCTGGAAGCCGTCGAACACGCCTCGCGCAAGCGCGGCCAGCAGGCACCGGACCTGGCACTGCTCACCGACGGCCTGCGCGCCGAACGCGAACAGGGCATCACCATCGACGTCGCCTACCGCTACTTCGCCACCGCCCGGCGCCGCTTCATCCTCGCCGACACCCCCGGCCACGTGCAGTACACCCGCAACATGGTCACCGGCGCCTCCACCGCCGAACTCGCCGTCGTCCTGGTCGACGCCCGCAACGGCGTCGTCGAACAGACCCGCCGCCACGCCGCCGTCGCCGCCCTGCTACGCGTCCCCCACGTCGTACTCGCCGTCAACAAGATGGACCTGGCCCACTACGCCGAACCCGTCTTCGCCGCCATCGCCGCCGAATTCACCGCCTACGCCGCCTCCCTCGGAATCGGTGACATCATCGCCATCCCGATCTCCGCACTCGCCGGCGACAACGTCGTCGAACCCTCCGCCCACATGGACTGGTACGGCGGCCCCACCCTCCTCGAACACCTGGAAACCGTCCAGACCGGCACCGACCCCAGCACCGACCCGGCCCGCTTCCCCGTCCAGTACGTCATCCGCCCCCAGTCCGAGGAACACCACGACTACCGCGGCTACGCCGGCCAGCTGGCCTCCGGCGTGCTGCGCACCGGCGACACCGTCACCGTCCTCCCCTCCGGCCACACCACCACCATCGCCGGCATCGACGCCCTCGGCACCGAGACCGACATCGCCTGGGCCCCGCAGTCGATCACCGTGCGCCTCACCGACGACCTCGACATCTCCCGCGGCGACCTCATCGCCGCAGGCCCCACCCCTCGCCCCACCAAGGACGTCGAGGCCACCGTCTGCCACCTCCACGAACGCCCGCTGCGCACCGGCGACAAGGTACTGCTCAAGCACACCACCCGCACCGTGCGCGCACTGGTCAAGGAGATCAGCTACCGGATCGACATCGACACCCTCGAACAGCGCGGCGACACCCAGGAGTTGAAGGTCAACGACATCGGCCACGTCCTCCTGCGCACCGCCGAGCCGCTCGCCCTGGACGCCTACGCCGACAACCGGCTGACCGGCTCGTTCCTCCTGATCGACCCGGCCGACGGCGGCACCCTGACCGCCGCCATGACCGGCGAGTCCTTCACCCGCGCGACAGCCGATCCCGTGCCCGCCCCAGCAGAGCACCCCTCCGACGGCCCACCCCCAGCCCGTCACCCACAACGGCCCGCCTCTCGGGTGAACCACGGCACGATCAGCTGA
- a CDS encoding restriction endonuclease: MSGWSADVRRDERGAVSRRLDLGELLFGEPSVVPGVGSGRVSRARLAEVLAELVGLPRVLTVDGRSVGREGLPAQLPQTDTRPEGSTLVDRVARELTRMGFADVVPDSTCSRLESDIFRVEWWNRSKSVGLGDVQRLYGSAAARRRRLMVVTENSATRPARAFADDAGVYVFVVDPGDRRLAACNDLAREVVLDESTWLPARGLVDRSPV, translated from the coding sequence GTGTCGGGTTGGAGCGCCGACGTCCGGCGGGATGAGCGCGGGGCTGTCTCGCGGCGGCTCGACCTGGGAGAGCTCCTCTTCGGCGAGCCGTCCGTCGTCCCGGGAGTGGGGTCCGGCCGCGTCTCCCGGGCCAGGCTTGCGGAGGTCCTTGCCGAGCTGGTCGGCCTTCCCCGCGTCCTCACCGTGGACGGCAGGTCCGTCGGCCGGGAGGGCTTGCCCGCCCAACTGCCACAGACGGACACCCGGCCGGAGGGCTCGACCCTGGTCGACCGCGTCGCCCGCGAGCTGACTCGGATGGGTTTCGCAGACGTCGTACCGGACAGCACATGCAGCCGACTTGAGTCGGATATCTTCCGCGTCGAGTGGTGGAATCGCTCGAAGAGCGTGGGCCTCGGGGACGTGCAGCGACTGTACGGCAGCGCGGCCGCGCGACGCCGACGGCTGATGGTCGTGACGGAGAACTCCGCCACACGCCCCGCCCGCGCCTTCGCAGACGACGCGGGAGTTTACGTCTTCGTGGTGGATCCCGGCGACCGCCGTCTCGCTGCCTGCAACGATCTGGCCAGGGAGGTCGTACTCGACGAGTCGACCTGGCTCCCGGCGCGAGGCCTGGTGGATCGCTCGCCGGTGTGA
- the cysC gene encoding adenylyl-sulfate kinase: MPVVGGVAEAVPAAARRERGATVWLTGLPSAGKTTLALAVAERLRAEGRRVEVLDGDEIREFLSKGLGFTREDRHTNVTRIGFVAEKLASHGVTVLAPVIAPYADSRAAVRELHVAKGTELLEIHVATPVELCAERDVKGLYAKQAAGELTGLTGVDDPYEVPAAPELRLQTQGRSVAESAAELHAFLAERGLA, translated from the coding sequence ATCCCGGTCGTCGGGGGAGTCGCGGAGGCGGTCCCCGCGGCAGCCCGCCGCGAGCGCGGGGCCACGGTGTGGCTGACCGGGCTGCCCAGTGCCGGCAAGACCACGCTCGCCCTCGCCGTGGCCGAGCGGCTGCGGGCGGAGGGCCGTCGGGTGGAGGTGCTGGACGGGGACGAGATCCGCGAATTCCTCTCCAAGGGCCTGGGGTTCACCCGTGAGGACCGGCACACCAACGTCACCCGGATCGGCTTCGTCGCCGAGAAGCTCGCCTCGCACGGTGTCACCGTGCTCGCCCCGGTGATCGCCCCGTACGCCGACTCCCGGGCCGCGGTCCGCGAGCTGCACGTGGCCAAGGGCACCGAACTCCTGGAGATCCACGTCGCCACTCCGGTGGAGCTCTGCGCCGAGCGGGACGTCAAGGGCCTCTACGCCAAGCAGGCGGCCGGCGAGCTGACCGGCCTGACCGGGGTCGACGACCCGTACGAGGTGCCGGCCGCACCGGAGTTGCGCCTGCAGACGCAGGGCCGCTCGGTGGCCGAGTCGGCGGCGGAGCTGCACGCCTTCCTGGCCGAGAGGGGCCTGGCATGA
- the cysD gene encoding sulfate adenylyltransferase subunit CysD has product MTTAPHPLPPTAEYPASGPGRPHPLSHLDALEAESVHIFREVAGEFERPVILFSGGKDSIVMLHLALKAFAPAPVPFSLLHVDTGHNFPEVIAYRDRVVAEHGLRLHVASVQRFIDEGRLRERPDGTRNPLQTVPLLDAIETGRFDAVFGGGRRDEEKARAKERVFSLRDEFGAWDPRRQRPELWSLYNGRHAVGEHVRVFPLSNWTELDVWQYIERESIDLPEIYYAHERDVFARDGMWLTAGDWGGPKEGETVQRRLIRYRTVGDMSCTGAVDSDAATIDQVITEIAASRLTERGATRADDKLSEAAMEDRKREGYF; this is encoded by the coding sequence ATGACGACCGCGCCCCACCCGCTGCCGCCGACCGCGGAGTACCCGGCGTCCGGCCCCGGACGCCCCCACCCGCTCTCCCACCTCGACGCCCTGGAAGCGGAGTCGGTGCACATCTTCCGTGAGGTGGCGGGTGAGTTCGAGCGGCCGGTGATCCTGTTCTCCGGCGGCAAGGACTCGATCGTCATGCTGCACCTGGCGTTGAAGGCCTTCGCTCCCGCGCCGGTCCCGTTCTCGCTGCTGCACGTGGACACCGGCCACAACTTCCCCGAGGTGATCGCCTACCGCGACCGCGTGGTGGCCGAACACGGCCTTCGCCTGCACGTGGCCTCGGTGCAGCGGTTCATCGACGAGGGCCGGCTGCGCGAGCGCCCCGACGGCACCCGCAACCCGCTGCAGACCGTCCCGCTGCTGGACGCCATCGAGACGGGCAGGTTCGACGCCGTCTTCGGCGGCGGGCGCCGCGACGAGGAGAAGGCCCGCGCCAAGGAACGCGTCTTCTCCCTGCGCGACGAGTTCGGCGCCTGGGACCCGCGCCGCCAACGCCCCGAACTCTGGTCGCTCTACAACGGCCGGCACGCCGTGGGCGAACACGTCCGCGTCTTCCCGCTCTCCAACTGGACCGAGCTGGACGTCTGGCAGTACATCGAGCGCGAGTCGATCGACCTGCCGGAGATCTACTACGCCCACGAACGCGACGTCTTCGCCCGCGACGGCATGTGGCTGACCGCCGGCGACTGGGGCGGCCCCAAGGAAGGCGAAACGGTCCAGCGCCGCCTGATCCGCTACCGCACCGTGGGCGACATGTCCTGCACCGGCGCCGTCGACTCCGACGCCGCCACCATCGACCAGGTGATCACCGAGATCGCCGCCAGCCGCCTGACCGAGCGCGGAGCCACCCGGGCCGACGACAAGCTCTCCGAGGCCGCGATGGAAGACCGCAAGCGCGAAGGGTACTTCTAG
- a CDS encoding DUF4357 domain-containing protein produces MEDEYQEFKLRLAVGGPVARGRLLPEKGSNGSQKFLVCAGAPAKASVVPYYAERRASSYRLRTQLIEEGKLRPSESWPGYLELTEDVECGSPSAAAEILLGRSANGWTRWRTKDDRPLSEFMPGVWAGPNRAWLVRGSNVTGLDLVQRLWLPDGLISLAASRLRQGVGQGTSKEQLREFVQDDYESTATYSQQQDLVEQLHAFLSRIKPGDIVCTISGGLFYVGEVTGPAEQMATEDGRSNLRRPVEWQSEGYPYSDLPEELQQKLSVQHDVVDLTSMQSLIKGLGLSDQELEEEAEAIERDPSVEILIARRELALPEPTPELARGLLVHDVTWLREVRDLLWDERQLVLYGPPGTGKTYLAQKLAEFLGGGPEQVKLVQFHPSYAYEDFFEGFRPKEDPETREVAFRLTPGPLRELADLASREGNRHVPHFLIIDEINRANLAKVFGELYFLLEYRNKSVRLTYSGDDFALPPNLFVIGTMNTADRSIALVDAAMRRRFAFVELSPRTEPTSGLLRRWLAAKGHDSEPADLLDALNSRIDETEFRIGPSYLMKPGVYRERGLERTWRTKILPLLEEHHYGEGIDIEKRYGLAVLQAESAARRARFVTQPGDLAREDEGRSGAGPAES; encoded by the coding sequence GTGGAGGACGAGTACCAGGAGTTCAAGCTGCGGCTGGCAGTCGGAGGGCCGGTCGCCCGCGGGCGGCTGCTGCCGGAGAAGGGCAGCAACGGCAGCCAGAAGTTCCTGGTGTGCGCGGGGGCGCCTGCCAAGGCAAGTGTCGTGCCGTACTACGCGGAGCGCAGGGCATCCTCCTACCGCCTGCGGACGCAGCTGATCGAAGAGGGCAAGTTGCGCCCGTCCGAGAGTTGGCCGGGGTACCTCGAACTGACCGAGGATGTGGAGTGTGGCTCTCCCTCCGCCGCGGCGGAGATTCTGCTGGGCCGATCGGCCAACGGCTGGACGCGGTGGCGGACGAAGGATGACAGGCCGCTGTCGGAGTTCATGCCGGGCGTCTGGGCCGGCCCCAACCGTGCTTGGCTGGTTCGCGGTTCCAACGTCACCGGCCTCGACCTCGTCCAACGGCTGTGGCTGCCGGACGGCCTGATCAGCCTCGCAGCGTCCCGGCTGCGGCAGGGGGTCGGTCAGGGCACGAGCAAGGAGCAGTTGCGCGAGTTCGTCCAGGACGACTACGAGTCCACGGCCACGTACAGTCAGCAGCAGGATCTCGTCGAGCAGTTGCACGCCTTCCTCTCTCGGATCAAGCCCGGCGACATCGTGTGCACCATCTCCGGCGGGCTGTTCTACGTGGGTGAGGTGACCGGGCCGGCGGAGCAGATGGCCACCGAGGACGGCCGGTCCAACCTGCGCCGACCGGTGGAGTGGCAGAGCGAGGGGTACCCGTACTCCGACCTGCCCGAGGAGCTTCAGCAGAAGCTCTCCGTGCAGCACGACGTCGTCGATCTCACCTCCATGCAGTCTCTGATCAAGGGCCTCGGACTGAGCGACCAGGAGCTGGAGGAGGAGGCCGAGGCCATAGAGCGCGACCCGAGCGTCGAGATCCTCATCGCCCGGCGCGAACTGGCCTTGCCCGAGCCCACCCCCGAGCTCGCCCGAGGCCTTCTCGTCCATGACGTGACATGGCTCCGGGAAGTCCGCGACCTCCTCTGGGACGAGCGCCAGCTGGTGCTGTACGGCCCTCCGGGCACCGGCAAGACGTACCTTGCGCAGAAGCTCGCCGAGTTCCTGGGCGGAGGGCCCGAACAGGTCAAGCTCGTCCAGTTCCACCCCTCCTATGCCTACGAGGACTTCTTCGAGGGTTTCCGCCCTAAGGAGGACCCGGAGACCCGAGAGGTCGCATTCCGTCTGACCCCGGGCCCCCTCCGCGAGCTGGCCGACCTCGCCTCCCGCGAGGGCAACCGGCACGTACCGCATTTCCTGATCATCGACGAGATCAACCGGGCCAACCTGGCGAAGGTCTTCGGTGAGCTGTACTTCTTGCTGGAGTACCGCAACAAGTCGGTGCGGCTCACGTACTCGGGCGACGACTTCGCGCTGCCGCCGAACCTGTTCGTGATCGGCACCATGAACACCGCCGACCGGTCGATCGCCCTCGTCGACGCGGCGATGCGGCGTCGGTTCGCGTTCGTCGAGCTGTCGCCGCGCACCGAGCCGACCAGCGGCCTGCTGCGGCGGTGGCTCGCCGCCAAGGGACACGACAGTGAGCCGGCCGACCTGCTGGACGCGCTCAACTCCCGTATCGACGAAACGGAGTTCCGGATCGGACCCTCCTATCTGATGAAGCCCGGCGTCTACCGCGAGCGCGGCCTGGAGCGCACCTGGCGGACCAAGATCCTTCCGTTGCTGGAGGAGCACCACTACGGCGAAGGCATCGACATCGAGAAGCGGTACGGCCTCGCGGTGCTGCAAGCCGAATCGGCTGCCCGGCGTGCCAGGTTCGTCACGCAGCCGGGCGACCTGGCCCGGGAGGACGAGGGCCGGTCCGGAGCCGGCCCGGCCGAGTCGTGA
- a CDS encoding McrC family protein, whose amino-acid sequence MTIVELAEHAPALSVPLPDAAGQALAASRILDTATPDPYRPGHWTLRAGSKVGAVTLGVPGGEPVTVRITPKVPIARLFFLIGYSLNPHGWRDGQVELGERHDLLPALAHAVERQVDRALRQGLLQGYRAVEDSSLVVRGRIRETEQIRRRFGATLPVEIAYDEFTTDIAENRILRAAVERLLRLPGVPQNVRRRLLHQRSRLADVTPLVRGQAIPSWHPTRLNSRYHQALHLARAVLDGSSPEHFAGGLRIDGFLFNMNKLFEDFVTLALREAYRATDLTCRLQDPHHLDEASLIRMRPDLVLYGPAGTPQAVADAKYKAEKPDGYPDADLYQMLAYCTALGLPEGHLVYAKGNAPHTAHQVRQAGIVIHQHALDLDRSPAELLGEVRSLARQMAADRAV is encoded by the coding sequence GTGACCATCGTCGAACTGGCCGAGCACGCGCCGGCGTTGTCGGTCCCGCTCCCGGATGCGGCCGGTCAGGCGCTTGCCGCCTCCCGCATCCTCGACACCGCCACCCCCGACCCCTACCGGCCAGGCCACTGGACACTGCGCGCCGGCAGCAAGGTCGGCGCGGTGACTCTGGGCGTGCCGGGCGGCGAACCCGTCACCGTCCGCATTACCCCCAAGGTGCCCATCGCCCGTCTCTTCTTCCTGATCGGGTACAGCCTCAACCCGCACGGCTGGCGCGACGGCCAGGTCGAGCTGGGCGAGCGTCATGACCTCCTGCCGGCCCTCGCGCACGCCGTGGAACGACAGGTGGACCGGGCTCTGCGTCAGGGGTTGCTGCAGGGATACCGCGCCGTTGAGGACAGTTCGCTCGTCGTCCGCGGCCGGATCCGGGAGACCGAGCAGATCCGCCGCCGCTTCGGCGCGACCCTGCCGGTCGAGATCGCGTACGACGAGTTCACCACCGACATCGCGGAGAACCGCATCCTGCGCGCTGCCGTCGAACGGCTGCTCCGGCTGCCGGGCGTACCCCAGAACGTACGTCGCCGCCTGCTCCACCAGCGCTCCCGCCTTGCCGACGTCACTCCGCTGGTGCGCGGCCAGGCCATCCCGTCCTGGCACCCGACTCGCCTCAACTCCCGCTACCACCAGGCCCTCCATCTCGCTCGTGCGGTTCTCGATGGGTCCTCGCCCGAGCACTTCGCCGGCGGACTGCGCATCGACGGCTTCCTGTTCAACATGAACAAGCTCTTCGAGGACTTCGTGACGCTCGCCCTGCGCGAGGCCTACCGGGCAACGGACCTCACCTGCCGCCTCCAGGACCCGCACCACCTCGACGAGGCCTCCCTGATTCGGATGCGGCCGGACCTCGTCCTGTACGGGCCCGCCGGAACCCCGCAGGCCGTCGCCGATGCCAAGTACAAGGCCGAGAAGCCCGACGGCTATCCAGACGCCGACCTCTATCAGATGCTTGCCTACTGCACCGCCCTGGGCCTGCCGGAGGGACACCTCGTGTACGCGAAGGGCAACGCCCCGCACACGGCCCATCAGGTCCGTCAGGCCGGAATCGTCATCCATCAGCACGCGCTGGACCTCGACCGGTCGCCCGCCGAGCTGCTGGGCGAAGTCCGCTCTCTGGCCAGGCAGATGGCGGCCGACCGAGCGGTCTGA